The segment accctacaactaatcaaataaatcatcaatacgaggtatcggatacttatttctgatggttaccttgttcaactaccgatagtcaatacacatacgcacagatccatccttcttcttcacaaataacactggagcaccacaaggagatacacttggtctaataaaacctttgctcaacaaatcctgcaactaccccttcaactctttcaattcagccggtaccatacgataaggaggaatggaaataggccgagtgtctggctccacatcaatacaaaaatcaatgtcacgatctggtggaagacctAGAAAATCGGTCGGAAATACTTCtaaaaattcactcactactggaatagactcaagcataggagtctcaaTACTAGTATCTCGAATGTGGGCCAAGTACGCCAAACATCCTCTCTGGACCAACTGACGagccttaaggaatgatatcacacccttagaaggatgactaagagtacctctccattttactataggaattccaggcatcgctaaagtgatggtcttggcatgacaatttaaaattgcgtggtaaaaagataaccaatccataccaagaatcacatcaaaatctatcatatctAAGACCTTTAAATCTGCATGAGTGTCACACCCTATCAAAGTAACAGTACATAAACGATACACCTGATCTACAACTACAGAATCCTcgacaggagtagaaacacaTATCGGCAAATCAACAGACTCACACAATATATCCAGACTAGGAGaaaaatatgtggacacataagaataagtagaccctggatcaaataatacagtagctgATCGATTGACAAACCGgaataatacctgtgataacagcatctgaagCCTCAGCCTCTATTCTacctggaaaagcataacagcgagaacgacctccatcagattgtgaacctccacgaccaccacctcgaccagaaggagaaccacctctacctaaatgagaaccacctctaccattctGTGCACCACCCCTTGCTGGAGGTTGTGCAGCCTGGAAGTCGAAACCTGAGAACCCTGATGTAAGCCACCACGTCTGgtcctagggcagtctctcacaaagtgtcccatatcaccacactcaaagcaacccctacgagacgccggctgatgagaggaaccggaatgaccagaatgccctccacgaactagaggtctagaagatgaaccctgcGAAGTATGTACCGAACTTGAAGAGTTATGCCCAGCGTAACCAGCCTCAGACGCTGGTATagcagcatgaatgggtctgctggactgagggtgataaccgctgcccaagtaaccccgactcctaggcggagcaccaccataatcacctgaataacgagtcctcttgccctctcgctgctcaaatccctcacgtcgaatcatctccaacttcttagcagcatctaccactttctgGAATGGAACACCAGAAGCAGCAACCTGAGAAACTCCTAGACGGATCGGAATAATCAAccccttaacaaacctcctcactctctcagcctctgtgggaagtatcatcgaagcatgcctagacaaggcatgaaatttaccctcatactctgcaactgacataccattttgctgcaaaccctcaaaTTCGTCCCTCTtgcgctccctctcactgcgtggaacaaatttggatagaaatacctgagtaaactcagtccaggatagtggatgggatccagctggcctactactaatataatccctccaccactgcttagcagagccagtcatctgaaacgctatgtagtcaactccatgagactccactaataaatgattatgcaacctctcatgacaactaactatgaattcatatgcatcctcagctaagtcactagtataagtaggaggattcattagtctgaacctccaaaacatcttttgctcatcaatagtcatagaatgcctgttcaccaaatgtgatttcatatttggaaactccatactatcTAAATGAGGAGCTACAACGGCAGCTGGCTGAGTCCTGGGAGTCTGAGAATCTGGAGCAACTATCAGATctggagtttgacctccaacacgggtctgtgagccatcaaaagtgacaggcaaagctcctgcctgggccatcccctctaggattcctaacataCGAGCCAAGGTATCTTGAAGAACTGGGGGGACAATAATACTGGTTGGAGCCTGAGCtggcccatccccctcgacacgatcttgcacatccccatgaataACCTCTCCATTAGGAGGTACGGCCCTATCACGATCCTGGGTAGCTACTGGTACTTGAACATCCACAGGTGTTGCAACACGGCCCCTACCCCAACCTCGAGCTCGTCtcctacctctacctctgataGTGTTCCCAGAAGCAGGCACAGGAATAGGATcctgaccaccacttgccgatgtacgattcctcgccatctgagagagaatgaaatatcaagattagaatttctacaaggtcaagtgtgcacgataatgaataaaagaacagattatttcctaaatgtcctatagcctctcgaagataggtatggacgtcttcataccgatccgcaagactctactagacattgctcttgtactcttgagaccgatgaacctagggatctgataccaaatttgtaaCGACCCAATTttcaagtcgtgatggcacctatgttcccaaccaatatgTAAGCCAatcaaacatattaacccaactaaaccaacaaatgagtaaaaagactaacacttagcaagaatctccaacattgagttccttataagtacgaaatgcggaagctaaaatatatcaccccaagaatttggtgtcttaagtacaagagcttctaaaattcgatgaaagtctgaaac is part of the Solanum lycopersicum chromosome 1, SLM_r2.1 genome and harbors:
- the LOC138340770 gene encoding uncharacterized protein; protein product: MARNRTSASGGQDPIPVPASGNTIRGRGRRRARGWGRGRVATPVDVQVPVATQDRDRAVPPNGEVIHGDVQDRVEGDGPAQAPTSIIVPPVLQDTLARMLGILEGMAQAGALPVTFDGSQTRVGGQTPDLIVAPDSQTPRTQPAAVVAPHLDSMEFPNMKSHLVNSERERKRDEFEGLQQNGMSVAEYEGKFHALSRHASMILPTEAERVRRFVKGLIIPIRLGVSQVAASGVPFQKVVDAAKKSRGYLGSGYHPQSSRPIHAAIPASEAGYAGHNSSSSVHTSQGSSSRPLVRGGHSGHSGSSHQPASRRGCFECGFSGFDFQAAQPPARGGAQNGRGGSHLGRGGSPSGRGGGRGGSQSDGGRSRCYAFPGRIEAEASDAVITGSTYSYVSTYFSPSLDILCESVDLPICVSTPVEDSVVVDQVYRLCTVTLIGCDTHADLKVLDMIDFDVILDHRNLQYKFNQRDLNLRQKRWLELLKDYDMTILYHPGKENVVADALSRKAVSMGSLDMLQVGERPLARDVQSLANSFVRLDISESGKVLEDMLRACVIDFGGQWDQFLPLAEFAYNNSYHSSIEIAPFEALYDLLRESLDKVKLIQDRLLMAQSRQKSYADRKVRDLEFMVGERVLLKVSPMKGVMRFGKKGKLSPRYIGPFEIVERISEVAYQLALPPGLSGIHPVFHISMLKKYHQGGDHVIQWDSVLLDQNLTFEEESVIILDRQIRKLRSKEIASVKVSSFLFPFEDEHLFKW